ctcaagttcatcTTGCTGGTTTCCCCTGagtaccttcataaatgttactttgctctcactccaacagcatgtcaagtcataaaaaccattcatctccactcgcttctgtctaacacgctcatgcatgcttgctagatgtccaagcccctcacacacaaaaccacctttaccaccTCTCTCcagcctattattattatttctattattattgtaGTTATTTTTATTATCTTAAAAATAACATATACAATTCTGTATGAGGAACAGATCCCCATTAGGGATAATGCCTAATTATTGTATGTGATTACTatatatttttattgtttttatgcTACCTTGTTGCTTAGACTTTCTATATATGAAATTCTCTTGTATGGGAGACCCCAATTTAGTGCAGATTGTGTGCCTGGTGTTTCAACTTACAAACTAGTCATTATTACCCCTGAACTTATTATCCTATAGAAGATGAAAGTACAAAGGATAATTATCACATTTTTCTTAATGGGTATTAATAAAACAATTTTTTCTGTAGTCAACTCTCTTATAAAGTTGCTCTACatagtgcattttttttttttttgtaattgtaATTGAAGAAGTGCATCAAAAATTGCAACGCTCATACTGTGAAGGTCTTGTCACGCACTATTCAATTTTGGATATACGTTTTACGAAAAATTGAACTATAAAGAGAAGCTTTATAACAAAGCTGATTTCCTTTTGGGCTGGTTTGTAAGTGTGGATCATCATACTGTAAACAGGTGTAAGGTATGAATCCAAGGTATGGAATGTGTATGTAATATTCTATTTTAACTTAATAAAATACAATCATATTTTTATTTCTTATGAATATACATAGGAAATATTTTATATtgaacacagtactgtacaagaatGCTCCAAAATATAAATGCCACTTGTTGCACACATTCACATTTAAATTGGGCAACTGAAAACTAGTATTAAATTTTACACCTCCCGAACCTCCGCACAagtgtttctgaagaataatatatttcttaccattttttctgtgcAAACTTATCCCCCTCGTTGGGGGGGTTTCCTTGgcactggtgaggagctcttgatccaaggatttggacATGGCTTCACATGGATTGAACCTCATTGGCTTTGATTCCTCCAGGTGCTGTACACCTATGGGTTTAatgtccctccctccccatgaatataatgtaatatagttttttttttcacgtcatccatctcccatcgaggcagggtgacccataaaaagaaacactttcaccatcattcaacactgtcccaacattcacacacaatcactgtctttgcagtggcactcacaacagtttagatgtcgctCCAAACAATCAGTATTCCCAgattcctcctttaaagtgcaggcattgtacttcccaccttcagaactcaagtctggctatataccTCTTGTGGTCTTTCTGGGAAACATTTCAACACATGGATGTATTTTCACTACTTGTACAGTGCTGTCATGTGTACCGTAGTACAGTACACACACTTTCTTGTGCAGTATTTGACCTAGTGGTGGACAGTCGTAGTTTAAATTTCAGTCATAAAGTTTTTGCTAGAGTTAATTTTCACCATTTTAGTTTATTTTCTAattttattatgcaccctatacTCATCCCGTGGgtagtaatcaccccatacccatcttgtggacaGTAGTCACCCCTATGAGTTAGTTGGTTTTTCCCATATAAACAGTTGAGGAACTGACTTAGGTTAATTGGAAATCTCTTGCCTGTGTAATATACTGTATCTGTCTAAAATTTGCCTTTTAATgaatggaggtaggaagtacagagcctgcactctgaaggaggggtggagatatctgaaggaggggtggaggtaggaagtacagagcctgcactctgaaggaggggtggaggtaggaagtacagagcctgcactctgaaggaggggtggaggtaggaagtacagagcctgcactctgaaggaggggtggaggtaggaagtacagagcctgcactctgaaggaggggtggaggtaggaagtacagagcctgcactctgaaggaggggtggaggtaggaagtacagagcctgcactctgaaggaggggtggaggtaggaagtacagagcctgcactctgaaggaggggtggaggtaggaagtacagagcctgcactctgaaggaggggtggaggtaggaagtacagagcctgcactctgaaggaggggtggaggtaggaagtacagagcctgcactctgaaggaggggtggaggtaggaagtacagagcctgcactctgaaggaggggtggagatatctGCAGTGAATATGTTTCTTCTttgtcaggtcaccctgcctcaatgaGAAATGGCCATTGTGTTTAAAAATTCCATCTTATTTCAGTGTTATGTAAATCATAAGTACGGTACAGAGTGTACTGTACTTACGATTTACATAACAAAGCTCAAATTGTGGTGTCCCATCTTCATTACAGTACATATTTAGTTTATAAAGTTTTTGAGGTTTCCAGTGGTCATTGACTCCAGATGTTAACCACATTAAGAATACAGCTTTAGCATTTTCATTTAATCTAAATTTACTGCATGCTTCTTGCATCTGTTGCATCTTGGTCAAAATTTGTTACACGTTTCTTATATCTCCGGCAATTTTCATCCCCAACATTGACTTTGATAACACAGGAGGCTCGTCGAAAACAGTTGGCAGAAGCAGCTGAAGCCCGACTTAAAGCACAGGAGGGTCGAGGTGTTAAGAACCCAGAGGCAATTAAACAGCGACAGATACGTATGGAAGAGCTGGAACGCAAACAACAAGAAGCAGGAGGAgtccaaggaggaggaggaggacttaGGGTTGGTAATTACATGTATTGTTTTGCTAATCTAGTCAAATTAATGGAGAAATGCTGTTATATATTCGTGGGAAGTGTCATATCCAAAGGAGCAGGAGTGATGCCAAGGTGAAGTAAGGGGACTGAAACCCCTAAatataaatacagcctctcctcacttaacgacggagttctgttcctaagacaaTGTCGGTAAATGagttcgtcactaagtgaggagcatactatagataatggtggtgggtttatgtcaaccatctttgatattgttttaatgtcacctttgcaccatttataacatttctgacatatttttaaatgtttatacagtagtgtaccgtATATTGCAatgaacagaatagaggaaatcggctgtaatatacattatttaggtatgcatactggtcagagagcctgttgtaagtttgagtcatcagtaaatgagtacgtcgctaagcgAGGAGAGAGTGTAATAATAATCATCCTTGAGACAAGTCTCCTGGCCCCTTCTTCCAACTAGACTGCCACCCTCTAAGCCCATCGTATATCAAATTTCTGGTGCTGCCTCTGTCTAGGGATCACAGCTGTAATACATGTTAAGGGATGAATCTGTTAACAAATTAGTTCAAATATAACAAATTTAGGATTAGGGGAGGCACTTGTCGTATTTGCACCTTTGTAGAAAGATTCGTCACTGAATGGCTCATGCTCCAAGGAATTGAATCCATTCTCCCATTATgtggatcaaacctcattacctcAGACTTTTTTTCTTAAAAGGGTTGAGTACCCCAATAAAACAACCATTTTCTAAAAGTTGAAAAATGCAAACTTAATGTTTAAGTTTTTAATTTAGCTTGTATGTAATGTATTTTATCCCCTTTTTTCAGTGGCAAGTGAATTAACATGAGGGTGGGTAGCCCATGTTATATCTGCCGGGGCAACGTTCAAAGACACCCATCGTACTACTGGAGAATGTTAAACATAAACCCATTGACTTACCTATGAATTTCAAGAGGACATCTTCACAGCACATTTATCGCATATCTGGTAATGGTTCTGAGGATCAACACCATTGCTGCCTACTCTCGGACACACAATATTGGACTGTATCTGAGCACCGTACAGTAAACCCTTGATGTAATGGATTTTCAAAATCATGGGCAAAATCCACTGGTTAAATTATATCTTTAACTCCCTTGAAACCTTTATTTTCAAAGTTAATTGTAATATATATGGAAATTGTTTGAGATATACAGTACAatagtctatttttttttttttttacaaatttttaACATTATTCCAATATAATGGACACATGGACATTTTCCCTATTAATCCATTAATTGAGAGTTTACTGTACATTTGATATTGCCTGAATTTTTTGAACAACAAATAGTCAGCTGTTCCTGTAATATTAGAATTATTGATGAGAAAGCAttaggaaaatttttttttaacaacctCCATTTCAAATCAATATAAAACCATCTGAGGCATAATTGCCAACACTAACAAAATTAATCTTGTCGATTTCTGGAAATTAATATTCGGATTCAGTACCAGAGTAAAAGTTATGAATGAGAGCCGGTGGAATTGATATGGTGATACCAACGAGATTTAAATAAGAGAGACATACATTGAAATGTTTTTAcaagtaacttcttcagtcctgaGAAAGCTATTTGTGGCAAACATTTCTGTAATAAATATCTTGATCACTTTGTAAGTGTCTTGCCTGCTGTGTGAGAGCTACTGTGAGATGGTAGTCACTGATGGAACAATACCCAAGTGGAAATTCATTAGATTTATTGAAAATATCACTTTGGCATTGTTAGTTTTTATAAGCTGTAGGGAATGTTCTAGCTTTTGTCATCTGAATTGTTAGTCATTCTAAAACTTTGTAAAAAATGATTTTGCTGTAATTCAGAGAAATATGAGTTACTGTAGTAACTGATACATAATTCTGCCCCTCAAGTTATTCAAAGTTCATACCATTACCAGCCATACACATTAATTCTTGTATAGATGTTTATTTGAATGTTTAAGGTGGAAACACTGATGTGAGAGCACTTTCCTAATGTTTTCTTCAGCGTCACAATACTGTTTAGGTGATGAAGGGTTCTTTCTTCAAGGAACTGGTGTTAGTCTTCCTTTCACCAAAACAAACCTTATTACCTTTCCATTTGAATATAATATTTTGCAACCAGACAACCAGACTTTTGATATACACTGTATAAAGAATCTTGGGAtggaagcaatcaggtttgatccaagaaaggtagcTCCCATTACTTGGCTCAAGAGCCATTCAGTGGCATTAGAGGCACCTTTCATTACTTAAGAAACCTTAAAAACAGTTCCTTGTCGCCTGGGATATTATTTTTGCTGTAATTAGTCTACTTTTTTAATCATATTTAATAACCATGGTGAACGTGTTTTCTGCTATGGGTCATCATGTCTTGCTAGGTGATAACCTTTGATTTAAATAagcctttttttcttctttcttccttccttcctttcctttccttctttcctttccttctttcctttccttctttcctttcctactttcctttccttctttcctttccttctttcctttccttctttcctttcctttccttcattcctttccttccttccttcctcccttccttcctcccttccttccttcctcccttccttcctcccttccttccttccttccttttcttcttcttcttcttcttcttcttcttttcttcttcttcttttcttcttcttcttttcttcttcttttcttcttcttcttttcttcttcttttcttcttcttttcttcttcttttcttcttcttcttttcttcttcttttcttcttcttttcttcttcttttcttcttcttttcttcttcttcttttcttcttcttcttttcttcttcttcttttcttcttcttcttttcttcttcttcttcttcttcttcttctttccagaagtgtgctgacactgCAATGCAAATTACCTTCCAATTACAACATCTCTACTCATCCAGAGTGGAGGCAttgcccttcccacctccaggacaccgGTCTGGCTaagtggtttccctgaatccctctaTAAAAGTTACCCTGCTCAGACTCCAAGTGCACATCCATTAAAAACAACTTATCTTCATTCACTTCTATATAACACATACAAGCCTACTGGAAGCACTAGCCTGTAAAATTTAAAAGTCTCTTttttttcccctcctcctccttactattcctgggatgacccctacTCTTCCTATCCTCCATCCAAGATTTATGCACCCTCTTTATTAGCTTATCCCTCTCCATCTCTTCTACATGCCCAAAGCACCTCAACCCCTCTTTtgccctctgaattatacccttGGTGACCCAGCAGTTACTTTTAATTTCTATTCTTCAAATTCTCTGCATGATTTTTCAAATCACACATTCCTCCCAAATATGgcatctcctctgcctccagcctCGTCCTCACTGCAGCAGTCAAAACCAATAGTGATATCATAGTTACACTTCTTTCTTTCCACAAATGCTTAAACACAACatataccttccctccctcatctaTTCCAgggttcaccttgtctttcataggccTATTTGCTGACATATCCACTCCTaattatctaaatactgtatGTACATCCACTTTATTCATATTCCCTATTTTCAGTCTGATATTCATTATATCATTCCTAGACTTTTTTGTTACTTAGATCACTTTGCTCTTTTCTGTTCTctcttaatttcttttttttatgtaccctcccaaactcatccaccaacctttgtaacttgtctcTGTAATATCACCAGTAGAGTAACTATCACTCAGCGGAGAGCAattgtgataactcccactttgtcaTATCCGACATCTTTAATACCACATttttccccaacaccctagcattaatTTCTTTCACAATCCCATCTAGAAATATGCTAAACAACAATTTTGACATGACACATCCCTGGAAAATGGTCCcactcctacataccctaacctgagcttcactcaGCAAAAAAACTTTTAACTGCTTTtagtaacttacctcctattccatacattgtAATATGTACCCCATAGCTCCTTTACCCACCCTATCATAtagcttttctaaatccataaatgcgacAAACAgctctttatccttatctaaatattgctcacttgtatgCCACTACCCTTCCTGAATTTTCCCTGCTCCTCTGCAATCGTATTTTCTTTCTTAACCCTAATGCATTAAGTAACACTTCTACTGTAATCTTTACCTGGTACTTAACTATATTTAATAACCATAtttctagtgtaaagcacccttctggcaagacagtgatggagtgaatgatggtgaaagtttttctttttcgggccaccctgccttggtgggaatcggccggtgtgataaaaaaaaaaaaaaataaaaaaaaaaaaaaaaaaaattctagtgactgtgatattgtgtGAATTGTTTTCCTTAAGGTCAAATTTGAAAAGAAAATTAACATTGATTTTTCACTTTTCTTAAATCGTTAAAAGTTTTTGAAAAAAATCATTAAAGGGGTTGTTGCCTTGATGCTGAGGAATTTGGgctaccctccccttctttgGATCACATGTGAATACTTCCCATTCCTCAGGGGTAGTATGATCCTTAAAGGTTTAGTGCCTCCATtgaaataatactaatactaatattaaaactttaacacccctccttcagagtgcaggcactctgatactaatattaatattaaaactTGTAATACATTTGACATACAGTACAGTATTGCTGTTTATTGAAAATTATAATACAAATTGTTTTTAACTTAATGGCTGTCttccaaggcaggatgacccaaagaagaaaacatgttcaccatcattcattcaattgctgAATTTCCAGAatgaacatgactcacgaaatcgtaatgacacgattgcaaacaaaccataccccggccaggattgaacccgcagttagagtctcaaaactccagaccgtcacgttagccactagaccagctagccacaataagattcgtagaaatatacctagttggacgaatcttattgtggctagctggtctagtggctaacgcgacggtctggagttttgagactctctgaccgcgggttcaatcccagccggggtatggtttggtttccAGAATGAAATAGAGGTCAGACTATTATTTGCAGTTTAAACTAACATAGTTTGATGTAGAGTGCTAGTTTTTACTAACATTTTCACTATAAAGCACACCCCTAGAGTACCATCTATCAACTTGGGTATGTCACGTCAAAAGCAGTACTGGCATTGCAGGAATTTTAATGTGTCATGGGCAATGAAGAGGTTAATGTGTATATGTCAGGGCAATGATGAGGGTAATGTGTATGTGTCAGGGTCAGTGAAGAGGTTAATGTCATGTTAAGGGTAGTAAGGGCAGTGAAAGAGGTCTTGTCATATCCAGAACAATAGTGGCAGTGGAAAAGGTCAGAATCTCATTTTTACTTGAGACTGAAGCACTGGAACAAATAATAATTTACGctggttatgtgtgtgttatggttattttctttcttttttttttggatcaccctgcctcggtgggagacgaccaacttgttgaaaaaaaaaaaaatgtgtgcgTGTTGAGGCAAAGTTTATAGTAAATAAACTAAGTAATCAGGGTTTGGGGAGAGTGCTGTTTGTTATGTGTTAGTGGTTCTGGGGGGTTATCTTCCTCATGTGCAACTCATAAACTGTGCTCAATAAGTTACTGGGTTATATTTAAATGAAGAACTAAACCTGTGTGGATCATTCATCTGAAGGAGTGTTCGGAGGCTTAGCCAGACTTCCTTCAAGGTGGTGCCTTTATGGTCTGAGATATCGGAGCCACCCTTTTCCTAAAATttaacctgattacttcccattccccaggtactcGATGACCTcctactggtttagtgcttccctgtgaATAAAAAGTCTGCTCTTTTAGCTCCTCTGTATAGTGTAATATAGTAAATGCAATTGAACAAGGACATCAAAAATTGAATAGCACACCCTGAAGGCCTTTCCAAATGCTATTCAGTTttagatgtattttttttttttagtttcaatTATGAGAAGTTGTACAACATAGGAACTTAATTGTAGAATTAACTGTAATGCTGTTATAGTACTGTAATTGTGGCCAGACTTTCCCGGTAAGTCAGTGGAAAGCCGAGACTGCACTCATAaagaataaaaggcacaataccatgactggaacaatacacaaataacccacatattggagaaagaaacttatgactacattttggtccaacttggatcatTACCTAGTTTCAGCCTGacgtggaccattaactagttttgGAATGAAACGTTATCACAAGTTTCTTTCTcccgtgtgcgggttatttatgtgcTGGACTCGTAGAAAGTGGAAAGTTGAGCCTGAGCATTCCTCCATATTCTAAGCTTGTTGACTCTGCTCTGATTCAGTGGAACTTTTTTAGAGTTTTGTAAAAAACATTCAGGTTTATACAGAAAGCAAGATTAAGTTTATATAGGTGTAAATGAAAGAATTTTATAACTATGATTTAGTTTATTTTGATGCAATTTTTGTTGAATTTGTGGGAGTGCAATGAATAAGTATGTGTACATGGAAAAAATTAAAATCCACATGTATATGAATGTTAATTTATTTTTGAAAGTGTTTCTCAAACAGTGGGTtgaaccctcccctccctccattctgCCCTCTATAGTCACATAGGTTGACCCCTATCCCTCTCCAGTCACCTAGGTTGACCCCTATCCCTCTCCAGTCACCTAGGTTGACCCCTATCCCTCTCCAGTCACCTAGGTTGACCCCTATCCCTCTCCAGTCACCTAGGTTGACCCCTATCCCTCTCCAGTCACCTAGGTTGACCCCTTTTCGCTCTACAGTCACCTATGTTGACCCTTTTTCGCTCtccagtcatgtaggttgacccccctctccctctccagtCACCTTGGTTGACCCGTTTTCCCTACACAATTTTTTTCCTTTTTGGTGTCCCCTGAGGTGCCTGAACGTGTACAGATTACCAGTGTCATGAACTCTTGATATCCTTTGTTGATGAACTACTAGATGGAGTCCAGGTCTGGCATTCTCAGGCTTGATTATACAGTTAACTcgcttataaagctcctctatgcACCCCAGTTTTTCATAAACTTGACTGAAAAAGCACATCCAAAATTGAAGAACATGTGGAAAGGCCTTTATAGCACATGCTGTTCTGTTTTTTATGCATTTTTTCAGTTGCATTTTCAAAAATTGCACTGTATAGAACTTTATGAGAGAACTACAATGCCTGCTGAGTAATGTTTTACTAGATCCTATATTGACGAGTTCATAGCAAGAAAAAGTAAATAAAAATGACTAGGATAATAAGGGGATGCAGTGTAAATAGATGTGGGGGGATCATTGAGAAAATCTGGCTGAGAAATGCTGTTTTAGAATAAGAGTtgtatatttttcattttatgtAATAGATTTTATAAGAATGTTTTATATTATAGATTAGACTGTATATTTTGCTATACCTGACAGTACTTAATAGTCAGAGATTGTACATTATACCCTTGATTTAACAGACTTAAGAAATCTGAGAAAATCTGCTGGGGTAATTGATTTAGGAACAAGAAAATTTGTTGGTTACAGAATTGTCCATTATTATGATCATGGCTCAACAATCTTGTCAATCCACCACACCTGCCATTGCCAGCCACCTGCTCCCATTACTGATTCATTAAATTGAGGGTTCAGTGTATTTATCATTTTTTTAAATGTGTATTTCTCTAATCAACCTGCAAGCCAAAATATTCATAAGAGTGGCCATTATTCTGTATACTACTGTGGTTTCTATTTTCTATAGACATAGTTATATATATGATTTTGATATGCCTCATTGTGTGCTTTTGTCAGTAGCCTGTGATCTGGAGAGAATATATACCCTATAAATCTTACTAGTTTTCTTCTCTTGTGAAATATTTATTGGTACCCTGTGTTctcattattgaaaaaattatcatacattgtaGATTTTTCCAACACACTGGTTgtcttccaccaaggtagggtgaccccaagAAAGAGGAAAACATTCATTGTCATTCAGTCAGCATGTCTTGCTAGAAGTGTGCTGACACCCGAGTTCAGATGGCtttctgaactgcaacatcctcatccctcctttagagtacaaGCACGGTACCTCCCACATCCATGATTTTAAGTCTGGTTAATCAGTtctccctgaatcctttcatagatattacttttttttctttttgggtcacccttccttggtgggaaagagccaacgtgttaaaaaaaaaaaaaacagtacacctaccatctgacttacgactgagttcggttccgagaaaccggtcgtaagtcgaactttactactgaatatcaacataacatttttgtaatgactttattttattgttttattttggtatttcatgttttactttactttttatgctgttagtactgtattttatactgtaaggtttaggataaacactgtgtacaacacaaatagttgtttatttcccagaaatttggcataaaaaacacggtcgtaagtcgagtggttgtaagtcgagcaggtcgtaagtcggatggtaggtgtactttgtcataaaaaaaaaactcgtctTCACTCGCTCTGCTCTAATGTACTCACACAAGTCTTTTGCATGTTCAATCCCTTAACACTCAAAATTTCCTTTACCCTTCCTCTAACCCTTACTGGGAAGACCTCTACGATGCCTACCTTTTAACCCAGATTTTTATATCCTCAGTCATTCTCTTCTCCTACATGGGCATTTGTATAACTTAGTCAATTATGGCATGGTTCAGTGGGTTGACCTGTGAATTTACCCGAACATTTACATAGTGGAACTttggttttcg
Above is a genomic segment from Cherax quadricarinatus isolate ZL_2023a chromosome 81, ASM3850222v1, whole genome shotgun sequence containing:
- the Svip gene encoding small VCP/p97-interacting protein, producing MGILLSCCGGGSNSSSDYNNMNEPADPEARRKQLAEAAEARLKAQEGRGVKNPEAIKQRQIRMEELERKQQEAGGVQGGGGGLRWQVN